TATTACGAATATTATAAATTCAGATTTTGCTTTTATTTTTGCTAACTGATTTTTTGAAACTGGTAGCATATTCAGCACCCAGTATGATTTGCCTTCCATCACCATGGTTGAAAGCGAGGCTATGGAGAGCATTATTACTATTATCAGAGAGGAACCTAAAAGATAGGTGAAAGAGATGCTAGTTTGCCCTATTATGTTCATTATTAATGGTATAAAAAATGCGAAAGGAATTATAAATGAAATAAGTGCTTGAGGTTTTCTTCCCAAAAAGTGAGCTGTACGTATTAAATATCCGAGCCATGGCGCTTTGTATGAAAGAACAGAATGCTTTATCTTTGTATTTTTTGAGCTTTCTTTGATGTAAAATCCTTCAAAAATAAATTTATTTAGCCTGTTGCTAGAATATACAAAAACTATTGAAAACAGTATTAAATATGCAATCGTAGTAAAAATAGATAGCAGTGGTGCATTAAACGTATTTGCAACCGAGTAAGATGCGGAAAATGGAAACAAAAACCAGTATCCAGAATATTGGAGTGTGAAAACATTGAAAAATCCAAATATGTATCTAGACAGGTAAAAGATCAACTGCCAGAATAGAATTATGAAAATAACAATAAACACTTTTAAAGCCTGTTTAACTGCAGATCTTTTCGACTTGGATCTATACGATTTGGAAGATATAAAAAATGAGAGTAGTATACCGATAGAATACCCAAACATTAAGACTATAAGGATCCATGTAAGTTCTATAATAATGGTAAATAATGAATGATATATCATAAATGTAACTATCGTGACCGGCACAGCTATAAAAAGTACAGATAACCCACTATAAAACAGCCATGAAAGCGTGATTGAATATATAATTGTGCGCTTAGAAATTGGCATAGCTTTCAAAGGTTCTATTAGATTGAGATCAATGATATTCCCTAGAAAAAGCGTTGAATAAAACAGGGATACTATAAATACGAATAGATAGATCACAAAATATACTCCATTTAAAGTTGCGAAGGTGTGTGATAAATAAATATAGTAAGAAAAAGAGGCGGATAAAATAAGGTATATTACTGCAAAATTGAGATTATTGTAAAGCACTACATTTTTTAATCTTGCGTTTATTCTGTTGCTTGATTTATCTCCATTATACGCATTTTTTATACCTAAATATGCCTCTTCTCTTGTTAATATAGTATGTATTTTAAAGCTCATAATTTTTCACTGATCGCATTTATGATCGCTTCAAAGTTACTTTCTCCAGTAACCTTGAAAAACAGCGATTCCAGAGATCCAGAAACTATATTTCTGAGATCTTTGACGTTTCCCTCGGCTACCATAGTTCCATCTTTCAATATTGTAACCCGATCGCATATATTTTCAACAATTTCGAGAATGTGCGTGGAGAATATCACCGTCTTCCCCTGATTGCTGAAACTCTTGATAAGGTCTTTAAGAATTCTAGCGCTTTTAGGGTCTAATCCATTCATTACCTCATCCATGATTATTAATTTTGGATTATGCAATAATGTTCCTATTATCGCAATTTTCTGTTTTGTTCCAAAGGATAGAGATCCTATAAAATCGTTAAGGTACTCGTTCAGCTCAAATGCCGTTACAAGTTCATGGACTCTCCCGAATACTATGTTCTTATCCAGTTTTCGCATTGCGGCTATAAAATCAAAGTATTCTATTGGTGTTAAAGATTCGTACAAAACTGGTACTTCAGGTATGAATCCTACAAGTTCTTTGATCTTTAAATTGTCTGCTACAACATCGAAACCAAGCACTTTCACGGTGCCGAAGGTAGGTATTGAGAGCCCTGCCAATATTCGCATCAGCGTACTTTTACCAGATCCGTTAGGCCCTAAAAGTCCGTATATCTCCCCTTCTTTTATCTGAATGTTCAGGTTACTTAATGCATATTTAGAACCATATGCTTTTGACAAATTTTTAGTTTCTATTACTAGATTATCCACATGATCAATATAGACTTATAATTATTTAAAATTTCTAGGTTATGATTTCTGTTAACCATGTTAACAGCCACCTTTGAGAGTTATCATCTCTTTGATGTTTAAACTTTGCGGGTACAACCCAATACCCTCTATCCCGTCTGCAAATGCTTTGGGAATTGCTTTTTTTATTATGTTATATGTTGCGTTTAGATCCGCATGTATTAATCTTCTATCTG
This Thermoplasmata archaeon DNA region includes the following protein-coding sequences:
- a CDS encoding ABC transporter ATP-binding protein, encoding MDNLVIETKNLSKAYGSKYALSNLNIQIKEGEIYGLLGPNGSGKSTLMRILAGLSIPTFGTVKVLGFDVVADNLKIKELVGFIPEVPVLYESLTPIEYFDFIAAMRKLDKNIVFGRVHELVTAFELNEYLNDFIGSLSFGTKQKIAIIGTLLHNPKLIIMDEVMNGLDPKSARILKDLIKSFSNQGKTVIFSTHILEIVENICDRVTILKDGTMVAEGNVKDLRNIVSGSLESLFFKVTGESNFEAIINAISEKL